One genomic window of Sphingomonas sp. C3-2 includes the following:
- a CDS encoding Ku protein produces the protein MAARAYWQGQIRLALVSIPVEIYSATRTGAGVTFRQIHEPSGKPIKYEKVVPGIGAVEPDEILKGFEYEKGHFVLLDPDEIDAVKLESRKTLELTQFVDASEIDIIYYEKPYYVVPADELAEEAYIVLREALRRTKTVGLGQLAMRGREYIVSLKPCGRGMVIETLRYADELNRANGYFRDIADAKPDAELLELAETLIAKKTARFDAGVFHDRYVDALQDLVKRKLKAKGRKIATAEEDAPRPSGANVIDLMAALKQSLEKPGKAKAAPKAATKEASGKTGRAPAKKGASAAHGGKHA, from the coding sequence ATGGCAGCGCGCGCATATTGGCAGGGCCAGATCAGGCTGGCGCTGGTTTCGATCCCCGTCGAAATCTATTCCGCGACGCGGACCGGCGCCGGGGTGACATTCCGCCAGATCCACGAGCCTTCGGGCAAGCCGATCAAATATGAAAAGGTGGTGCCCGGCATCGGCGCGGTCGAGCCCGACGAGATCCTCAAAGGGTTCGAATATGAAAAGGGCCATTTCGTGCTGCTGGACCCCGACGAGATCGACGCGGTGAAGCTGGAAAGCCGCAAGACGCTGGAGCTGACCCAGTTCGTCGATGCGAGCGAGATCGACATCATCTATTATGAAAAGCCCTATTATGTCGTGCCCGCCGACGAGCTGGCCGAGGAGGCCTATATCGTCCTGCGCGAGGCGCTGCGGCGGACCAAGACCGTGGGGCTGGGGCAACTGGCGATGCGCGGGCGCGAATATATCGTCAGCCTGAAACCGTGCGGGCGCGGGATGGTGATCGAGACGCTGCGCTATGCCGATGAACTCAACCGCGCCAATGGCTATTTCCGCGATATCGCCGATGCCAAGCCCGATGCCGAGCTGCTCGAACTGGCCGAGACGCTGATCGCCAAGAAGACCGCGCGCTTCGACGCGGGTGTGTTTCACGACCGCTATGTCGATGCGCTGCAGGATCTGGTGAAGCGCAAGCTGAAGGCGAAGGGGCGCAAGATCGCGACCGCCGAGGAAGACGCGCCGCGCCCGAGCGGGGCCAATGTGATCGACCTGATGGCGGCGCTGAAACAGTCGCTGGAAAAGCCCGGAAAGGCCAAGGCCGCGCCCAAGGCTGCGACCAAGGAGGCGTCTGGCAAGACGGGCCGGGCACCCGCCAAGAAGGGCGCGAGCGCGGCACATGGCGGCAAGCACGCCTGA
- a CDS encoding TonB-dependent receptor, giving the protein MSKSVRVARHAAYFGASILALAAVSAQAQEADTSAPEGISDIVVTAQKRAQNLQEVPIAISAVSSEFLEQRNVTSIEQLGAIAPNVKIERGSSNSTVSSLSIRGSTTLNPALTWEPAVGLYMDGVYLGKAQGGFFDVADIERVEVLRGPQGTLYGRNTLAGAVNIIPKKPSGEWGGSAQATYGNYDYWQLRSSIDLPAFGPFSVKLSGQIAKRDGFVKLTPVGDSNDTEAGNLDSKSGMVQVRFEPTSNLTFDYAFDYSKIDQNPYYTQPYSYYPNNIFDPNSPAYSGIPYDQMVNTSSQKRGSYNTDVYERAKVMGHSLTGLLDLGAIGELKSITAHREVDFDDQLDLDGSPLPLAQSARDSNYKFFSQELQLAGTSGGLNYVFGLFYSKDKGRVLNPQKFFFFDPATPIVDSRYGFDTKTFAAYGQVDYEVTDRLTLTGGLRYTHETKGITRYVAEGGVVTIDVGKNDPRVPDAKFSNVTPTFVIGYKATDNVNVYGKYAKGFKSGGHNGETLVLSELQNPYKAETVDSFEIGLKSRLLDNRLQLNLAGFWDEKKDMQISVFTGTSATESFVLNAGKARIRGIELEAVAQPSDDLTITGSFALLDTKYKEFIEGGRDEAKNRAFIHAPKYQINLSTDWTAWRGGSWGKLNMIADVKFQDSYYNFPYALVGTSPGGQNANNTISPDRTVVDGRLVLSDLPIAGGDWSVSLWGKNLFNIQKPLTYIDFGGNFGGLTTTNFIDPRTYGVTLGVKF; this is encoded by the coding sequence ATGAGTAAATCCGTACGTGTCGCAAGGCACGCCGCCTATTTCGGCGCCTCCATCCTCGCACTCGCAGCCGTTTCGGCGCAGGCGCAGGAAGCCGATACCTCGGCACCCGAAGGCATCAGCGACATCGTCGTGACCGCGCAGAAGCGCGCGCAGAACCTGCAGGAAGTGCCGATCGCCATTTCGGCCGTCAGCAGCGAATTCCTCGAGCAGCGCAACGTCACCTCGATCGAACAGCTCGGCGCGATCGCACCGAACGTGAAGATCGAACGTGGTTCGTCGAACTCGACCGTTTCGTCGCTGTCGATCCGCGGTTCGACCACGCTGAACCCGGCGCTGACCTGGGAACCGGCCGTTGGCCTGTACATGGACGGCGTTTACCTCGGCAAGGCGCAGGGCGGCTTCTTTGACGTTGCCGACATCGAGCGCGTCGAAGTGCTTCGTGGTCCGCAGGGCACGCTTTATGGCCGCAACACGCTGGCCGGCGCGGTCAACATCATCCCCAAGAAGCCGTCCGGCGAATGGGGCGGTTCGGCCCAGGCGACCTATGGTAACTATGACTATTGGCAGCTGCGCTCGTCGATCGACCTGCCCGCCTTCGGTCCCTTCTCGGTCAAGCTTTCGGGCCAGATCGCCAAGCGTGACGGTTTCGTGAAGCTGACCCCGGTTGGCGATTCGAACGACACCGAAGCCGGCAACCTCGACAGCAAGAGCGGCATGGTTCAGGTGCGCTTCGAGCCCACCAGCAACCTGACGTTCGATTATGCTTTCGACTACAGCAAGATCGATCAGAACCCGTATTACACGCAGCCCTACAGCTATTACCCGAACAACATCTTCGATCCGAATTCGCCGGCCTATTCGGGAATTCCCTATGATCAGATGGTGAACACTTCGTCGCAGAAGCGTGGTAGCTACAACACCGACGTTTACGAACGTGCGAAGGTGATGGGCCACAGCCTGACCGGTCTGCTCGACCTTGGCGCCATCGGCGAACTGAAGTCGATCACCGCACACCGTGAAGTCGATTTCGACGACCAGCTGGACCTTGACGGTTCGCCGCTGCCGCTCGCGCAGAGCGCTCGCGATTCGAACTACAAGTTCTTCAGCCAGGAACTGCAGCTTGCCGGCACGAGCGGCGGCCTGAACTATGTGTTCGGCCTGTTCTATTCGAAGGACAAGGGCCGCGTTCTGAACCCGCAGAAGTTCTTCTTCTTCGATCCCGCGACGCCGATCGTCGACTCGCGCTATGGCTTCGACACGAAGACCTTCGCAGCCTATGGTCAGGTCGACTATGAAGTCACCGATCGCCTGACGCTGACCGGTGGTCTGCGCTATACCCATGAAACCAAGGGTATCACGCGCTATGTCGCCGAAGGCGGCGTGGTCACCATCGATGTGGGCAAGAACGACCCGCGCGTTCCGGACGCCAAGTTCAGCAACGTGACGCCGACCTTCGTCATCGGTTACAAGGCAACCGACAACGTCAACGTGTACGGTAAGTATGCGAAGGGCTTCAAGTCGGGCGGCCATAACGGTGAAACGCTGGTCCTCTCGGAACTGCAGAACCCGTACAAGGCGGAAACCGTCGACTCGTTCGAAATCGGCCTGAAGTCGCGTCTGCTCGACAACCGCCTCCAGCTGAACCTCGCCGGTTTCTGGGACGAGAAGAAGGACATGCAGATTTCGGTGTTCACCGGAACGAGCGCGACCGAATCCTTCGTTCTGAACGCAGGCAAGGCCCGCATCCGCGGTATCGAGCTTGAAGCCGTTGCACAGCCGAGCGACGATCTGACCATCACCGGTTCGTTCGCGCTGCTCGACACCAAGTACAAGGAGTTCATCGAAGGCGGTCGTGACGAAGCCAAGAACCGCGCCTTCATCCACGCACCCAAGTATCAGATCAACCTGAGCACCGACTGGACCGCATGGCGCGGTGGCAGCTGGGGCAAGCTGAACATGATCGCGGACGTGAAGTTCCAGGACAGCTACTACAACTTCCCGTACGCACTGGTCGGCACCTCGCCGGGTGGCCAGAACGCCAACAACACCATCTCGCCCGACCGCACCGTGGTCGACGGGCGCCTGGTGCTGAGCGATCTGCCGATCGCCGGTGGCGACTGGAGCGTTTCGCTCTGGGGCAAGAACCTGTTCAACATCCAGAAGCCGCTCACCTATATCGACTTCGGTGGAAACTTCGGTGGTCTGACCACCACCAACTTCATCGATCCGCGCACCTATGGCGTCACGCTTGGCGTGAAGTTCTAA
- a CDS encoding MgtC/SapB family protein: MTAEELIVPIAGSLLAGALIGLERETHSRPAGMRTHTLVCLASALVMLGAVHQSEWNLSLVPGGTVVADPTRMAHGVLTGVGFLCAGVIFRQGFGVRGLATATSLWMTATLGLLFGVGLTALAAVGTIVTLAVLTLFRVMYRWLPRRIECDLVVRTTPPWPAEGFAAILSANRLRLLHAERRQDPDGTVEQRARVSALAPIDLDKLHARLASLPGICGFEILPHDFRG; the protein is encoded by the coding sequence GTGACCGCCGAGGAGCTGATCGTCCCGATCGCCGGGAGCCTTTTGGCCGGCGCGCTGATCGGGCTGGAGCGCGAGACCCATTCGCGCCCGGCGGGGATGCGCACGCATACGCTTGTCTGCCTGGCGTCTGCGCTGGTGATGCTGGGCGCGGTGCATCAATCCGAATGGAACCTGTCGCTGGTGCCCGGCGGCACGGTGGTGGCCGATCCCACACGCATGGCGCACGGGGTGCTGACCGGGGTTGGCTTTTTGTGTGCGGGCGTGATCTTTCGGCAGGGATTCGGCGTGCGCGGGCTTGCGACCGCCACCTCGCTATGGATGACGGCGACGCTGGGGTTGCTGTTCGGCGTCGGGCTGACCGCGCTGGCGGCGGTGGGAACGATCGTGACGCTGGCGGTGCTGACGCTGTTTCGGGTCATGTATCGGTGGCTGCCGCGCAGAATCGAGTGCGACCTGGTTGTGCGGACCACGCCGCCCTGGCCGGCCGAGGGCTTTGCGGCGATTCTGAGCGCGAACAGGCTGCGTTTGCTGCATGCCGAGCGCAGGCAGGATCCGGACGGCACGGTCGAGCAGCGCGCGCGCGTGTCTGCGCTGGCGCCGATTGATCTGGACAAGCTGCACGCGCGGCTGGCGTCGCTGCCTGGCATATGCGGGTTTGAAATCCTGCCGCACGACTTTCGCGGCTGA
- a CDS encoding DUF6766 family protein, producing the protein MAASTPERAGMAAVPRRRRARLLRDNGLTTALLLLFAGSLLGQWASGWHVRNAMLAEEGQAPIGMIAYLADPAFLSALFENWESEFLQMSAYVVLTAMLIQRGSAESRDPDAPPRDRNLAVQALKPGAPAILSWGRAWRWFYARSLGIVLFTLFIASFVLHAYYSAAAAAQEAAEKGAAVRPLIAYLGAAELWFESFQNWQSEFLSTAVLAVLSIFLRQRESPESKPVAAPHAQTGA; encoded by the coding sequence ATGGCGGCAAGCACGCCTGAACGCGCGGGGATGGCCGCCGTGCCCCGGCGCAGGCGCGCGCGGCTGCTGCGTGATAATGGGCTGACGACCGCGCTCCTTCTGTTGTTCGCGGGCAGCCTGCTGGGCCAATGGGCGAGCGGCTGGCATGTGCGCAATGCGATGCTGGCCGAGGAGGGGCAGGCGCCCATTGGCATGATCGCCTATCTTGCCGACCCGGCCTTTCTGTCGGCGCTGTTCGAGAATTGGGAGAGCGAGTTCCTGCAAATGTCGGCCTATGTCGTGCTGACCGCGATGCTGATCCAGCGCGGATCGGCGGAATCGCGCGACCCCGATGCGCCGCCGCGCGACCGCAACCTGGCGGTGCAGGCGCTGAAGCCCGGCGCGCCCGCGATCCTTAGCTGGGGGCGGGCATGGCGCTGGTTCTATGCTCGGTCGCTGGGGATCGTGCTGTTCACGCTGTTCATCGCGTCGTTCGTGCTGCACGCATATTACAGCGCGGCCGCCGCCGCGCAGGAGGCGGCCGAAAAGGGCGCGGCGGTGCGCCCGCTGATTGCCTATCTCGGCGCGGCCGAGCTGTGGTTCGAATCCTTTCAGAACTGGCAGAGCGAATTTCTGTCCACCGCGGTTCTGGCGGTGCTTTCGATCTTTCTGCGCCAGCGCGAATCCCCGGAATCGAAACCCGTGGCCGCGCCGCATGCGCAGACGGGGGCGTGA
- a CDS encoding GlsB/YeaQ/YmgE family stress response membrane protein, whose amino-acid sequence MVGFIIWLIIGGIIGWLASIVMRTDAQQGIFLNIIVGIVGAFLAGLFISGGSINNAGIDARSLIASFIGAVVLLAIVNLIRRGRVR is encoded by the coding sequence ATGGTAGGTTTCATCATCTGGCTCATCATCGGCGGCATCATCGGCTGGCTCGCCAGCATCGTGATGCGCACCGACGCGCAACAGGGCATTTTCCTCAACATCATCGTCGGCATCGTCGGCGCTTTTCTGGCCGGCCTGTTCATCTCGGGCGGGTCGATCAACAATGCGGGCATCGATGCGCGCTCGCTGATCGCATCGTTCATCGGCGCCGTCGTGCTGCTCGCGATCGTCAACCTCATCCGGCGCGGTCGTGTGCGCTAA
- a CDS encoding helix-turn-helix transcriptional regulator codes for MTIDELSPEMAERIASGTNWLELWLEVRGITLAQLASIADITIGDLRRIGDGDQQPTPGQIERIAHALNLSPAVIEASIAA; via the coding sequence ATGACGATCGATGAGCTTTCCCCCGAAATGGCCGAGCGGATCGCTTCTGGCACCAACTGGCTGGAGCTGTGGCTGGAGGTGCGCGGCATCACGCTGGCGCAACTGGCGAGCATCGCCGATATCACGATCGGCGATCTGCGACGGATAGGCGATGGCGACCAGCAACCGACCCCCGGGCAGATCGAGCGGATCGCCCATGCGCTCAACCTGTCGCCTGCGGTGATCGAGGCCAGCATCGCGGCGTGA
- a CDS encoding PAS domain S-box protein: MSSRAAPSETPPDRLDILDALPIAAIQYDLAAVHALFDTLRARGVRDLRAHCAAHPDCVIELRRQLVMVGSNDAAQQLFGVATHDAIVSALNPVVVPPDRQALLHFFDMLWSGANRVEGEASVRIAGGGRRDLYYCGAIPANPGAPCLITFVDISARKHTERALQHQLRRLMALDRISSALSTDLDLHSVVQAVTDAATEHSGAQLGGFFYNAVSEGETRYTLFALSGAQHAQFAHLHISGESPVLGPTLEQGKIVRAADIRTDPRFTVHPDDSLPEPPFPIASYLAVPVLGRSGTVHGALLLGHRDPDVFDAASEDIVASLAARAAIAIESAQLFNAAQHGKAIIDSSQDAILAKDLQGRIISWNDSATRLFGYTAAEMIGQPVLRLIPDDRHDEESDILARIRRGEFIRHFETLRRRKDGSLVEISLSVSPVRDSEGMVIGASKIARDITVERRAAEQQRLLLQEMNHRVKNLFALASGVVSLSARGADSAQDLARSVQSRLGALARAHALTLPSGTADTQAQSTSLHTLIDVILSPYSGADDSTAPRFAVTGDDIALGGSAVTSFALLLHEFATNAAKYGALSLPEGRIAVHCTVGPEHTLLIWDEKGAPASAPPDGEGFGTLLGRATVEGQLAGSIARIWGPDGLSIRLTVSNERLHG; encoded by the coding sequence ATGTCGAGCCGCGCTGCCCCTTCCGAAACACCCCCTGATCGCCTCGATATCCTCGACGCACTCCCCATCGCCGCGATCCAATATGATCTGGCGGCAGTCCATGCGCTGTTCGATACGCTGCGCGCGCGCGGCGTACGCGATCTGCGGGCGCATTGCGCCGCGCATCCTGATTGCGTCATCGAATTGCGGCGCCAGCTCGTCATGGTCGGGTCCAACGATGCCGCGCAGCAATTGTTCGGGGTTGCCACGCACGACGCCATCGTCAGCGCGCTCAATCCCGTCGTCGTCCCGCCGGATCGGCAGGCATTGCTGCATTTCTTCGACATGCTCTGGTCGGGCGCCAACCGCGTGGAGGGGGAGGCAAGCGTGCGCATCGCCGGGGGCGGTCGCCGCGATCTGTACTATTGCGGCGCAATTCCCGCCAATCCGGGCGCCCCCTGCCTCATCACCTTTGTCGACATTTCGGCGCGCAAGCACACCGAGCGTGCGCTCCAGCACCAGCTACGCCGGCTGATGGCGCTCGATCGCATCTCGAGCGCCCTGTCGACCGACCTCGATCTGCACAGCGTGGTTCAGGCGGTTACCGACGCCGCAACCGAGCATAGCGGCGCGCAACTGGGCGGCTTTTTCTATAACGCCGTCAGCGAAGGCGAAACGCGGTACACGCTGTTTGCGCTGTCGGGCGCGCAGCATGCGCAATTCGCGCATCTCCACATTTCGGGGGAAAGCCCCGTGCTGGGCCCGACGCTGGAACAGGGGAAAATCGTCCGCGCGGCGGATATCCGCACCGATCCGCGCTTTACCGTGCATCCCGATGACAGCCTGCCCGAACCGCCCTTCCCGATCGCCAGCTATCTCGCCGTGCCGGTCCTTGGGCGCTCGGGCACCGTCCACGGCGCGCTTCTGCTCGGCCACCGCGATCCGGACGTCTTTGACGCGGCAAGCGAGGATATCGTCGCCTCGCTCGCGGCGCGCGCGGCGATCGCCATCGAAAGCGCGCAGCTGTTCAACGCGGCGCAGCATGGCAAGGCGATCATCGATTCCTCGCAGGATGCCATTCTGGCCAAGGATCTTCAGGGCCGGATCATCAGCTGGAACGACAGCGCGACCCGCCTGTTCGGCTACACCGCCGCCGAAATGATCGGCCAGCCGGTGCTCCGCCTCATTCCCGATGATCGCCATGATGAGGAAAGTGATATCCTCGCGCGCATCCGGCGCGGCGAATTCATCCGCCACTTCGAAACGCTGCGCCGCCGCAAGGATGGCTCGCTCGTCGAAATCTCGCTCTCGGTCTCGCCGGTCCGCGATTCCGAGGGCATGGTCATCGGCGCCTCGAAAATCGCGCGCGACATCACCGTCGAACGCCGCGCCGCCGAACAACAGCGCCTGCTCCTTCAGGAAATGAACCACCGCGTGAAGAACCTCTTCGCGCTCGCCAGCGGCGTCGTCTCGCTCAGCGCGCGCGGGGCAGACAGCGCACAGGATCTCGCCCGGTCGGTGCAAAGCCGTCTCGGCGCGCTCGCCCGCGCGCATGCGCTCACCTTGCCCTCGGGCACGGCGGATACACAGGCCCAGTCAACCTCGCTCCACACGCTGATCGACGTCATCCTCTCGCCCTATTCCGGCGCGGACGACAGCACGGCGCCGCGCTTTGCGGTCACCGGCGACGATATCGCGCTCGGCGGCAGTGCGGTCACCAGCTTCGCGCTGCTGCTCCATGAATTTGCCACCAACGCCGCCAAATATGGCGCGCTCTCGCTCCCCGAAGGGCGGATCGCGGTCCATTGCACGGTCGGCCCCGAACACACGCTCCTCATCTGGGACGAAAAGGGCGCGCCCGCGTCGGCCCCGCCCGATGGAGAGGGCTTCGGCACGCTGCTCGGCCGCGCCACGGTTGAGGGCCAGTTGGCGGGCAGCATCGCGCGCATCTGGGGGCCCGACGGGCTGTCGATCCGCCTCACCGTTTCCAACGAACGGCTGCACGGCTGA
- a CDS encoding DUF1328 family protein, with translation MLRWALIFLVAGLIFGLLGFGGIGGAFVGIAKILFFLAIAGFVLLLILGIVAGRAVAGK, from the coding sequence ATGTTGCGCTGGGCGCTGATCTTTCTTGTGGCAGGGCTGATCTTTGGCTTGCTGGGGTTTGGCGGGATTGGCGGCGCCTTTGTCGGTATTGCCAAGATATTGTTCTTCCTCGCGATCGCTGGATTCGTTCTGTTGCTGATCCTAGGCATCGTGGCGGGCCGCGCGGTTGCCGGGAAATAG
- a CDS encoding SDR family NAD(P)-dependent oxidoreductase, with protein sequence MGEQLFPSGAALIFGATGGIGQAVAREFARAGSDVAIIWRSKQDKAEALSKDIAALGQKASIHNCDVTDAESLAAAIAAATATHGRIHTIVWGAGPLVDQVHLSQTTTEQWRRAIDVEVHGFFNAVQGVLPHMRAQGGGSIVHLGSAGDLRWPDKDGLSVAPKAANESLVKGFAREEGKHGIRANSVLVGVIEAGMFLELSRQGVFDDVWTTEVQKNLSIKRWGQPEEIGHAAVFLASSKAAYVTGQQIAVAGGYGN encoded by the coding sequence ATGGGTGAACAACTCTTTCCATCGGGCGCTGCGCTGATTTTTGGCGCCACCGGAGGAATCGGCCAGGCAGTTGCGCGGGAATTCGCGCGCGCTGGCAGCGACGTCGCCATCATCTGGCGCTCCAAGCAGGACAAGGCCGAGGCGCTTTCCAAGGACATTGCAGCGCTGGGCCAGAAGGCCAGCATCCATAATTGCGACGTCACCGACGCCGAATCGCTTGCCGCCGCCATCGCCGCCGCCACCGCAACGCATGGCCGCATCCACACCATTGTGTGGGGTGCAGGCCCGCTCGTCGACCAGGTCCATCTGTCGCAGACCACCACCGAGCAATGGCGCCGCGCCATCGATGTGGAGGTTCATGGTTTCTTCAACGCCGTCCAGGGTGTGCTGCCGCATATGCGCGCACAGGGCGGCGGCTCGATCGTTCATCTGGGTTCCGCCGGCGATCTGCGCTGGCCGGACAAGGACGGTCTTTCGGTCGCCCCCAAGGCGGCCAACGAATCTCTCGTCAAGGGCTTTGCCCGCGAGGAGGGCAAGCACGGGATTAGGGCAAATTCCGTGCTCGTCGGCGTGATCGAGGCAGGCATGTTCCTCGAACTCAGCAGACAGGGCGTGTTCGACGATGTCTGGACGACCGAGGTCCAGAAGAATCTGTCGATCAAGCGCTGGGGACAGCCCGAGGAAATCGGCCATGCGGCGGTTTTCCTTGCGTCGTCCAAGGCAGCCTATGTCACCGGCCAGCAGATCGCCGTGGCCGGGGGATATGGCAACTGA
- the ligD gene encoding DNA ligase D, which translates to MARPSPAPPKAGADAKLERYRAKRDFTRTAEPSGTARSRKTRAATGRFVVQKHAATRLHYDFRLELDGVLKSWAVTRGPSPDPDDKRLAVRTEDHPLDYAGFEGTIPRGEYGGGTVMLWDRGDWTMVDGKDPQDGLARGALHFTLSGERMKGEWMLIRLKPRAGEKQESWLLRKVGDRHAAGSDDLVASALTSVATGRTMAQIASGDPPVRKAPALTRKAAKPSPPAFRAPALASLADAVPTGDRWLHEIKYDGYRILLAVGGGAARAYTRTGLDWSDRFPGLVAEAAALPCETALVDGEAVVLDEQGRSHFQALQAALRDGGPIQYFAFDLLALDGTDLTPLPLTDRKARLATLIGPGGEWLRYSDHIQGQGETLLARFCAAGLEGVVSKRADARYRSGRSDNWRKIKCTNRQEFIILGWLPSAKASRGFRSLLLGTRKDGQLVYAGKAGTGFDQAEMDRLAALMHPLETADPPVNAPAAATRGAHWIRPELVVEIGFAEVTAEGVLRHPRYLGLRADKPAQSVSMEPAMPISKPAKLSKPTAPAIRISNRSRMLFPEAKLTKGDLADYYAAIAPVMLPWVAGRPVSLVRCPQGPSGKCFFQKHDHGGLKGSVRHIAIADSDGEKDEYLYLDTADGLLTCVQMGTIEFHGWGSHVDTLEQPDRLVFDLDPDEGLGFPNTVSAALHLRDLLADMGLESFAMATGGKGLHVIAPLTPHAHWPMVKDFARRFATALAQSEPRRFTDALPKAQRKGRIFIDYLRNQRGATAIMPYSVRARTGAPVAAPLSWDEVHTLKSGAPFSVGDLETLRKRVVSRALKHWGKADQGLPDV; encoded by the coding sequence ATGGCACGGCCATCCCCTGCCCCGCCCAAAGCGGGTGCAGATGCAAAGCTGGAACGCTACCGCGCCAAGCGCGATTTCACGCGCACCGCCGAACCCAGCGGCACCGCGCGCTCCCGAAAAACGCGCGCCGCCACCGGCCGCTTCGTCGTCCAGAAACACGCCGCCACGCGGCTCCATTATGATTTCCGGCTCGAACTGGACGGCGTGCTCAAAAGCTGGGCGGTCACGCGCGGCCCCAGCCCCGATCCCGACGACAAAAGGCTCGCGGTACGGACCGAGGATCATCCGCTCGATTATGCCGGTTTCGAAGGCACCATCCCGCGCGGCGAATATGGCGGCGGCACGGTCATGCTCTGGGACCGCGGCGACTGGACGATGGTGGACGGCAAGGACCCGCAGGACGGGCTGGCCAGGGGCGCGCTCCATTTCACGCTTTCGGGCGAACGGATGAAGGGCGAATGGATGCTCATCCGGCTGAAACCGCGCGCCGGTGAAAAACAGGAAAGCTGGCTGCTCCGCAAGGTCGGTGATCGCCATGCCGCCGGGTCCGACGATCTTGTCGCCTCCGCGCTCACCAGCGTTGCGACCGGGCGCACCATGGCGCAGATCGCTTCGGGCGATCCGCCTGTACGCAAGGCCCCGGCCCTTACGCGCAAGGCCGCCAAGCCATCACCCCCGGCCTTTCGCGCCCCCGCGCTCGCCAGCCTCGCTGATGCCGTTCCTACGGGCGATCGCTGGCTCCACGAAATCAAATATGACGGCTACCGTATCCTCCTCGCGGTCGGCGGCGGCGCGGCGCGCGCCTATACGCGCACCGGGCTCGACTGGTCGGATCGTTTTCCCGGTCTCGTCGCCGAGGCTGCGGCGCTGCCCTGCGAAACCGCGCTGGTCGATGGCGAGGCGGTGGTGCTCGACGAACAGGGGCGCTCCCATTTTCAGGCGCTTCAGGCCGCGCTGCGCGACGGCGGCCCCATCCAGTATTTCGCCTTCGATCTGCTCGCGCTCGACGGCACGGATCTCACCCCGCTGCCGCTCACCGACCGCAAGGCGCGCCTCGCCACGCTCATCGGCCCCGGCGGCGAATGGCTGCGCTATTCGGATCATATCCAAGGCCAGGGCGAAACGCTGCTCGCGCGCTTCTGCGCCGCCGGGCTCGAAGGCGTCGTCTCCAAGCGCGCCGATGCGCGCTACCGTTCGGGCCGCTCGGATAACTGGCGCAAGATCAAATGCACCAACCGGCAGGAATTCATCATCCTTGGCTGGCTTCCCTCGGCCAAGGCGTCGCGCGGCTTTCGTTCGCTCCTGCTCGGGACGCGCAAGGACGGTCAGCTCGTCTATGCCGGAAAGGCGGGCACCGGGTTCGATCAGGCCGAGATGGACCGGCTCGCAGCGCTCATGCACCCGCTCGAAACCGCCGATCCGCCCGTGAATGCTCCCGCCGCCGCCACGCGCGGCGCGCACTGGATACGCCCCGAACTCGTCGTCGAAATCGGCTTTGCCGAGGTCACCGCCGAAGGCGTGCTTCGCCACCCCCGCTATCTCGGCCTGCGCGCAGACAAGCCCGCGCAATCGGTGTCGATGGAACCCGCCATGCCCATCTCCAAACCCGCGAAACTCTCCAAACCCACCGCCCCGGCGATCCGGATCAGCAACCGCAGCCGGATGCTCTTTCCCGAAGCCAAGCTCACAAAAGGCGATCTCGCCGATTATTATGCCGCGATCGCCCCCGTCATGCTGCCGTGGGTCGCCGGTCGCCCGGTCAGTCTGGTGCGCTGCCCGCAGGGGCCCAGCGGCAAATGCTTCTTCCAGAAACACGATCATGGCGGCCTGAAAGGGTCTGTCCGCCACATCGCGATTGCCGATAGCGACGGTGAAAAGGACGAGTATCTCTATCTCGACACCGCCGACGGGCTGCTCACCTGCGTCCAGATGGGCACGATCGAATTTCACGGCTGGGGATCGCATGTCGATACGCTCGAACAGCCCGATCGCCTCGTCTTCGACCTCGATCCCGACGAAGGGCTCGGTTTTCCAAACACCGTCTCCGCCGCGCTTCACCTGCGCGATCTGCTCGCCGATATGGGGCTGGAAAGCTTCGCGATGGCCACCGGCGGCAAGGGGCTGCACGTCATCGCACCGCTCACGCCGCACGCGCACTGGCCCATGGTCAAGGATTTCGCCCGGCGCTTTGCCACCGCGCTCGCCCAGTCCGAACCCCGGCGCTTCACCGATGCGCTGCCCAAGGCACAGCGCAAAGGGCGGATCTTCATCGATTATCTGCGCAACCAGCGCGGTGCCACCGCGATCATGCCCTATAGCGTGCGGGCCCGCACCGGCGCGCCCGTCGCCGCCCCGCTCAGCTGGGATGAAGTCCACACGCTCAAAAGCGGCGCGCCCTTTTCGGTCGGCGATCTCGAAACCTTGCGTAAACGCGTGGTTTCGCGCGCGCTAAAACATTGGGGAAAGGCCGATCAGGGTCTTCCCGATGTCTGA